CAAAATGGTTTCTTCACATTACCTGTTGCAGTTCCTATTCCCATTAAAGAAGAACCTGCATTAGCCATAATGGCTCGCACATCAGCAAAATCTACATTTACTAATCCTGGTATCTGCAGACAATGCCAAAGAACAATCAATCCCATGACTGGCTTAAGAAACAAAGTGCAGTGAATTTTACACAGGATAAAATTCCACTATAGCACGATTAACAAACTATTTGCATTATCACACATAAAGAACCCATACAGTCACCATGGAACGCAAGCCACCACGTCTGTGAAGTCATAAAGTTGTCCAGATATCTACAGGATCTCAATCTTACACTCGAGCAGCAGgcatcataaatttaaataaaatgtcatTCACATCTTGAATAGAgatgaatttattatcatcataGAGAATCCTTATGTTTATCCGATAACTTTTACATATATTCCAAAAGTATCAGAATACAAAATGTGTAACCGTATAAAATGACGACCTGTCAAGAGCATAGTACTCATTGAATGAAGTGtaagaatcaaaataaataatgattaaaCACATAACCACATGTAAGATTGCCCACATATACAGTCAAAACTGCCAGAATGCACTTAAGCAGCCATACCGTGATTATATCAGAGATACCACGAACTCCTTGCCGCAGAATATCGTCAGCAAGATTGAATGCTTCTGTTACTGGTGTAGACGCAGAAACTGCATTCAGTAGTTTATCATTTGGAATGACAATTAGAGTGTCAACATTTTCTCTTAAAGCTGCAATTCCTTCATGGGCTTGAACGATTCTTCTTCGTCCctcaaaagaaaatggagtGGTGACTATACCAACAGTCAAAATACCCATAGACTTTGCAACTCCAGCAATTACAGGAGCTCCACCAGTGCCTGTTCCCCCACCCATTCCTGCCTGCACATTTAAAAGATATGACAATGAAACAAGCAGAAGGAGCATTTTATCATacatacaaattataatttgtcacTGGTAAGTGTTTTAAAGGTAGAGATCTCTTGTTACCTTTGAGGCATTTTAATCACAACAGACTTCATGATGTTGAGAAATGATTACtcattttcaaaacaattGGACAACAAGGGCCTACAGACCACCAAACGTACGAGAGTACCCTAAACTAAGTTTCAACTTTCAATACAAAGTtacaaatattgatttttacagctatagagaaagaaacaatAGTGTGATTCCAGCAGGCGATGATTATAATCTGATGACGGCCAAACATTAGAAAAATGATAAcctaactaaaatattaagattCAGGAAGAAAACAGAGAGCTATGCTACTACAAACTATGCGATTTCTAAAGTCTGGTATTCAATTGTCCAGCTGGCCAATGAAAGCATGAGTGTAGAGCCGACAAAGAGATATCTAAATATCAGTTTAGATTTGCAAGAACCAAAAGATATCTTAATAACTACACGTTCAACTGTTCACTTTTAGAACACAACAGCTGCTGAATCATCTTAATGGAGATGGGGTATATTGTGGCTGCTTAATTACTAGTATCTTGGAGATATTGTAACCTGAGCTCGGTCTGGAACAACCATATTCAGTTACCATTAACATGAAAGGATCATCTTGATGCTTGTGAAAAGATGgaatgatatattaatatagtcCTACATAAGGGAGAAAATGTGTGAAGGCAAAAATAGAACTAATCATTAGACATTTTGTCCTTCAAAATTATATGTCCAATAAAAAGATGAACTTACAGTCACAAAGACCATGTCTGCTCCACGAACTGCCTCCTCTATAGATTCTTTGCTTTCTTTAGCAGCATTCATTCCAATATCTGGGTTCCCACCAGCACCAAGTCCTCGGGTCAGCTCTAGACCTATCTGCAAGCGATGCTCGGGGAAAACGGGTGACATCCTCATGGCCTGAATATCAGTGTTAACAATCCAGAACTCAACCCCCTTCATTGCACTCTCTATCATACGATTGACTGCATTTGAGCCACCACCTCCAACACCAATAACCTTAATCTTGGCTtcgttataattatttgaacttGACGATTCTCTCAAACTCTCAGTAACATCTCTGCTCGAGCTTTCCTGTTTAGGGTTGGTCATTGTAGAATTTGTTCCACCTCGAAGCAGCGACACCTCCGGGTGTAGATTCAGAAATGGGTCCTTACTTTGAAATTGATTAAAACTGTGTGAGTTTGCTGAACATTTGAGCTGAAGGAAATTTGAACCACATTTTTTACTAACACTTGAAAACCCGTTCCTTTCTTCGACCATTTTCAACGGGGAAACTCTGGCCCCAAGGACTGTCAGTACTCCTGTGGGCCTACGAGTATCTGGAGGGGTGAAATAAGGGGATGTGCATGTAGCCATTGATGGAAAGTTTCAAACCGTAGTTGCTTTTACACAATCACAAACGGCGGAAACCTTATCAACTAATTCCCAAGTTAAAGACTTCTTCTTCACTACCTGCAATAGATAAATCAGCAAACCAAAAAGAACCCAAGATAACAAGAATGTACCACATTCAGATTGTACACATCACACCAATTTAAACTACGAAAAAATCCACGAAAACACAAAACCCCTTTTCAAAGTCATTTTAAGAACACCATTCATACACATCGAAGCAATTAGAAATCACCgtataaaatacaaagaaacaGGCGTACCAAAAGAATTACAAGCACCGAATGAAAACCCAGATAGAAATCCCCAAAATAACTGCAGAAAGGCCTCGGAACCATAACCTAAGTCAACGCCCTACCAGTTAGCAGGAAAATCCCCCctcctcaaataaaaaaacaaatgagagAAGTAAACAAGAAACTACCCGAAGTTGCCCTTTAAACTGCAACAAGAACCCAACGTGAAATCAACATTACGAAATTGAAGCTAGAGTGTTGCTGTTAACCTGAACGCCTTCAGCCGCAATGCAAGGATTTCACGTAATGggttttcaaaattgatacaTGAGAAAAAGGAATAGGGGTTTTAGAGCTGGGATATTTTTTCACTCACCGGGAGACTAGCAGCTGACCACCACCCCCACCCTCACCTCACCTCACCTCACTCAAACTAAAACAACCCACTAAGCATTTCATCAGAAAAGTTAAAACagaggaagaaaaatgaaagaaaaaatgggtCATCCGACAGAGTACAGTAAATGGAGCTCTAAATTTCCATCTAATttctattgtaataataattcttaattatttattaatatttattagttattattaataatataattataattgttgataattcagattataattttattgtaattaatttattaaaaaatattaatattttgtatagaattacaaaaatattaaaaaatagttataatttttaaataacgataAGATAATTACTAGtgaaacaaattttagaaaaactcgttcagtttattttaatatttttgagagGTAAGGGAGTGGGCCTGGTGGCTCTTGGGTTGGGCTCAAACTAATCCCTTATCACCTTGAAGTTTactctcaattttaattattaataaaaattctttgataaaaattaaatatatatatatatatatgaaaagaaattgagggaAAGATtagcataaataaattaaaaaatacagtcaTAACATGAAAttgatttgaataattatctaaaatggATATAAACTCACGAGGTATCAAAGTTTTAATTTAGGCATGGgcattgtttttttaaaatgcccttttaaattataaattataattttatatatattttataattttttaaaataattttatagattaatattctctctaaattatttattttactcactctcaaatttttttatattttttgaatttttttattttttttttaaaattcaacagGAGTAAAATAGCAATGTTCATTTCACCGTCTAGgagttacataattattttccatctgaggggggtatttgtaattatatcaaacatcAGAGGACacagttgtaatttacccttactTGAATTGTGTCTGGCGAATGGGTATTTTGGCTAATGTTAtgtaaaagattttataaatccaGATATCTtatgggttaattatatttagatcccctttaaattattttttttaaaaaaaaaattaaaaattatacttacaccccctccaaaatttcttgatttacacCTGACCCTCTTCAATTAGGGTTTGGACACTTATGCagaacaattatataaattttaattttgcctcTCATTTAAGattctcatttatatttttatacttataaaggagtaaatgtaatatatctatatatatggagtgaagttaatattattacattttttccttcgtaagtaaaaaattatcatatgaagacgttaa
The nucleotide sequence above comes from Sesamum indicum cultivar Zhongzhi No. 13 linkage group LG11, S_indicum_v1.0, whole genome shotgun sequence. Encoded proteins:
- the LOC105174069 gene encoding cell division protein FtsZ homolog 2-2, chloroplastic isoform X1, whose amino-acid sequence is MATCTSPYFTPPDTRRPTGVLTVLGARVSPLKMVEERNGFSSVSKKCGSNFLQLKCSANSHSFNQFQSKDPFLNLHPEVSLLRGGTNSTMTNPKQESSSRDVTESLRESSSSNNYNEAKIKVIGVGGGGSNAVNRMIESAMKGVEFWIVNTDIQAMRMSPVFPEHRLQIGLELTRGLGAGGNPDIGMNAAKESKESIEEAVRGADMVFVTAGMGGGTGTGGAPVIAGVAKSMGILTVGIVTTPFSFEGRRRIVQAHEGIAALRENVDTLIVIPNDKLLNAVSASTPVTEAFNLADDILRQGVRGISDIITIPGLVNVDFADVRAIMANAGSSLMGIGTATGKTRARDAALNAIQSPLLDIGIERATGIVWNITGGSDLTLFEVNAAAEVIYDLVDPSANLIFGAVVDPSISGQVSITLIATGFKRQEESDGRAVQANQLAQGDPNLGFNRRPSSFSESGSVEIPEFLRKKGRSRFPRA
- the LOC105174069 gene encoding cell division protein FtsZ homolog 2-2, chloroplastic isoform X2, which codes for MATCTSPYFTPPDTRRPTGVLTVLGARVSPLKMVEERNGFSSVSKKCGSNFLQLKCSANSHSFNQFQSKDPFLNLHPEVSLLRGGTNSTMTNPKQESSSRDVTESLRESSSSNNYNEAKIKVIGVGGGGSNAVNRMIESAMKGVEFWIVNTDIQAMRMSPVFPEHRLQIGLELTRGLGAGGNPDIGMNAAKESKESIEEAVRGADMVFVTAGMGGGTGTGGAPVIAGVAKSMGILTVGIVTTPFSFEGRRRIVQAHEGIAALRENVDTLIVIPNDKLLNAVSASTPVTEAFNLADDILRQGVRGISDIITIPGLVNVDFADVRAIMANAGSSLMGIGTATGKTRARDAALNAIQSPLLDIGIERATGIVWNITGGSDLTLFEVNAAAEVIYDLVDPSANLIFGAVVDPSISGQVSITLIATGFKRQEESDGRAVQLAQGDPNLGFNRRPSSFSESGSVEIPEFLRKKGRSRFPRA